From the genome of Acidihalobacter aeolianus:
AATATGCGAAAAATAACGGATAACTCATCGAAGGCCAGCACGGCGTTCTTGCCGCCAGCGTGTCAAGCTGGTGAGCGCGTCCACGCTCCAGGGCAACGCAATGGCGTCGAGCAGGTCCTGCCGGTGATAGCCAAGATCGTCCAACTGATGGTCGTCGTAAGCCAGTAGCCTTTCCAGCATTTGGCGCTGCTGCCGGGTTTCCAGCCAGTGTGTTATCCGATGGTGCAGTACAGTGCTCCATCGGTGACGGTGTAAAGGGCCGCGCTGCTTCATGGCAATACTCCCTGCGGTACCCGCCCGATTACGGGCAGGGTTACGGATGTCTGGGTCGATGAAGGTCGCGAACCTTGAGGTGGAGGATGGCGGGTGTTTTGTGTTAATTCAAACGAAAAGATATACACTTAGCTTTCAGTAAAACTGAAAGCATCCGCGATGGCGTTACCTCTTAAACCCGACAGCGACCGGATCGAAGAACGCAGCGCAATGCCGTTGCT
Proteins encoded in this window:
- a CDS encoding DUF1127 domain-containing protein, which translates into the protein MKQRGPLHRHRWSTVLHHRITHWLETRQQRQMLERLLAYDDHQLDDLGYHRQDLLDAIALPWSVDALTSLTRWRQERRAGLR